A single genomic interval of Colius striatus isolate bColStr4 chromosome 9, bColStr4.1.hap1, whole genome shotgun sequence harbors:
- the LOC104563440 gene encoding double-headed protease inhibitor, submandibular gland, whose protein sequence is MTSQGREGTISAKQRASCGTYQLSGTPHLACPRHYKPVCGTNNVTYPNECSLCREILHNRALDKKHDGRCVKLSCADHLRSSSGHAIPCTLEYMPICGTNGVTYRNKCDFCNAVVNGLDVNLLHPGECFQQEEIDCGKQKGNNRICPANYHPLCGSDGKTYGNKCQFCSAVLQSQGTLFLKHYGECQELQPYPSP, encoded by the exons ATGACGTCGCAAGGTCGGGaag GTACAATTAGTGCCAAACAACGG GCCTCCTGCGGCACGTACCAGTTGTCGGGAACGCCGCACCTCGCCTGTCCCCGCCACTACAAACCCGTGTGCGGGACCAACAACGTGACCTACCCCAACGAgtgctctctctgcagagaaatccT CCACAACCGAGCCCTTGACAAGAAGCACGATGGAAGATGCGTTAAG CTCAGCTGTGCTGACCACCTGAGATCAAGCAGCGGTCATGCCATCCCCTGCACCCTGGAGTACATGCCCATCTGTGGCACCAACGGAGTTACCTACAGAAACAAGTGTGACTTCTGCAATGCTGTGGT GAATGGACTGGATGTCAACCTGCTCCATCCCGGAGAATGCTTCCAG CAAGAAGAG ATTGACTGCGGCAAACAGAAGGGCAACAATCGCATCTGCCCCGCCAACTACCACCCTCTTTGTGGCTCTGACGGCAAAACTTACGGGAACAAGTGCCAGTTCTGCAGTGCAGTTTT GCAGAGCCAGGGAACTCTGTTCCTCAAACACTATGGAGAATGCCAAGAGCTGCAGCCATACCCTTCGCCCTGA
- the LOC104563437 gene encoding serine protease inhibitor Kazal-type 6, which translates to MKATGALVLLSLLLLSLISDVAGEDIEEICKEFVNRSVYCTRESNPHCGTDGITYGNKCAFCKAVLRSGGKIRLKHLGKC; encoded by the exons ATGAAGGCAACAGGTGCCTTAGTGCTactcagcctgctgctgctctctctcatCTCAG ATGTAGCAGGTGAAGACATTGAAGAG ATTTGCAAAGAGTTTGTTAACAGAAGCGTGTACTGCACAAGGGAGTCCAACCCTCACTGCGGCACCGATGGCATCACGTATGGAAACAAGTGTGCCTTCTGCAAGGCAGTGCT GAGAAGTGGAGGGAAAATAAGATTGAAGCACCTGGGGAAATGCTGA